CGCTCGGTGACGGTGTCGGTCATGGGTCTCAGATCTCCTTACCGCTACGGCGCGAGATCCGAACCTTCGTGCCGTCCTCGTTGATGCGGTAACCGACCCGTACCGGCTTGCCGTCCTCGACGATGGCGACGTTGCTGACGTGCAGCGGGGCCTCCATCGTGACGCGGCCGCTCTCCCTGCCGGCACGCTGCTGGTCGGCCTTGATGTTCTTCGTGATGAGGTTGACGCCCTCGACGACGACGCGCTCGCGGCGCGGGTCGACGCGCAGTACCT
The sequence above is drawn from the Actinomadura hallensis genome and encodes:
- the rplX gene encoding 50S ribosomal protein L24 → MKIRKGDEVIVLAGKDKGATGKVLRVDPRRERVVVEGVNLITKNIKADQQRAGRESGRVTMEAPLHVSNVAIVEDGKPVRVGYRINEDGTKVRISRRSGKEI